In Actinomycetota bacterium, the DNA window AAGCGAGCCTGCCAAAATCGGGGTCTTCGTCTGCCATTGCGGCTCCAACATAGCCGGAGTAGTCGATGTCAAGAGCGTCGCCGCGCGGGCCAAAGAACTGCCCTTCGTCGTTCACTCTGAAAATCTCCTCTATGCCTGCTCCGAGGATTCCTTGAAGGTCATAAAGGATAGGATAGAAGGGCTCTCCCTAAACCGGGTCGTTGTGGCCTCCTGCACGCCAAGGACGCACGAAGGACTCTTTCAGGAGACGCTTCGCGAATCCAAGCTCAACCCCTTCCTCTTTGAGATGGCCAACATCAGGGACCAATGTTCCTGGGTCCATTCCAAGGAGGCCGAAAAGGCGACCGAAAAGGCCTTTGAATTGGTCAGGATGGCCGTGGCCAGAGCTGCAAAACTTAAGCCACTTGCCAAGGTCTCCTCTCCCATAAAGAGAAGGGCCCTTGTGGTCGGGGGGGGAGCGGCCGGCATGACGGCCGCGCTCGGTCTGGCCGAGCAGGGGATAGCGGTCGATCTCGTCGAAAAAGAGGCCGAGCTCGGTGGAAACTTGCGCTTCATCCGCTATACCTTAGAAGGGGCCGACCCCAAGGCTTATCTGGGTGAATTGATCGAGCGGACGAAGGGGAATGATCTTATAAAGGTCCATTTGAATTCCAAGCCGATCAAAAGCTCAGGCTTTGTTGGAAACTTTGTAACCGAAATAATGACCCCCACGGGGCAAGAGAGCATCGAGCACGGCGCCGCCATCATGGCCATCGGAGCCAGAGCTTATGATGGAGATGAATATCTAAGAGGGTCGAGCGAAAAAGTGGTAAACCAGTTCGAGCTGGAGGCGATCATCGCCGATTCGCCCGAGCTTCTAAAGGGCGAGCCAAGCGTCGTGATGATTCAGTGTGTTGGCCCCAAAGAGAGGAGCTACTGCAGCCGCCTCTGTTGTTCTACGGCCGTAAAGAATGCCTTGAAAATAAAAGAGATAAATCCGAGAGCCAACGTCTTTGTCTTATATAAGGATATGCGAACCTTTGGAACGCGCGAGGCCTATTATACCGAGGCGAGGAGAAAAGGGGTCGTCTTTATCCGCTATAGCGATGATAATCCGCCCAAGGTCCAGCTCGAAGGGGACGGAATAGTCGTTATGACTTTCGATCCCATCTTAAAGAGGGAGATCAACATCGCAGCCGACCTCATCGCACTCAGCACGGCGACGGTTCCGCATGCGGATATGGCTCTCATATCATCGATATTTAAGCTCCCCTTAAGCGAGGACGGTTTCTTCCTGGAGGCCCACATCAAGCTTCGTCCGGTCGACTTTGCCTCGGAGGGCTTCTACCTCTGCGGACTGGCACATTACCCCAAGTTTATCGAGGAGAGCCTGGCCCAGGCCCAGGCGGCGGTGGCCAGATCGCTTGGGATACTTAAGAAAGACGAGCTGAAACTCGGAGGCATGGTGGCCAGGGTAGATAAGGATAGATGTATGGCCTGTTTGACTTGCGTTAGGGGCTGCCCCTACTTGGCCCCGGCCGTCGGAGCCGACGGCAAGGTCGAAATAGCGGCGGCAAGATGTCAGGGCTGCGGGACCTGCGTCGCCGAATGTCCGGGTCGAGCCATCACGCTCGGCCACTATGGGGACGATCAGATAATGGCCGCCCTAAATGCCCTCTTTGAAAGGGAGGTAGTTTGAACGCTGGCCAAGGTTTTGAGCCTAAGATAATCGCCTTCTGTTGCTCGCACTGAGCATACGTCGCTGCGGACCTGGTAGGTTCGATGAGAAGTCAGTATCCAACCAACGTGAAGGTGCTCCGCGTCCCCTGTACGGGCCGGGTAGATATAATCCACCTCCTTTCGGCCTTCGAGGGGGGGGCGGATGGCGTTATTGTGGCCGGCTGCTTGGAGGGCGAGTGCCACTATAAGGATGGTAATCTGAAGGCAAAAGAGAGGGTGGCTAAGGCCAAGGGGCTGCTCAAGGAGATAGGCTTGGAGCCGGAGCGCCTCGAGATGTACAACCTTTCGGCCACCATGGCGGCCCGGTTCATCGAGATAGCCGAGGAGATGA includes these proteins:
- a CDS encoding hydrogenase iron-sulfur subunit, translated to MNAGQGFEPKIIAFCCSHUAYVAADLVGSMRSQYPTNVKVLRVPCTGRVDIIHLLSAFEGGADGVIVAGCLEGECHYKDGNLKAKERVAKAKGLLKEIGLEPERLEMYNLSATMAARFIEIAEEMTERVKSLGPNPLKGIASTHVKGA
- a CDS encoding FAD-dependent oxidoreductase, which produces MVFTSDRIKPNNVALVIGGGVAGVQAALDMADCGVKVHLIEMSPAIGGKMAQLDKTFPTNDCAMCILAPKLAQAARHRNIELHTNSRLIDLSGDPGDFKAKVKASPRYVDISKCTGCGDCASVCPAVVADSFDEGLGQRKAIYIPYPQAVPRAYAIDMNHCKRCGACAKKCGPKAINLDDVEETLDLKADAVIISSGFRLFDPSVKEEFGFGRYKNVLTRMQFERMLSASGPTGGEIVRPSDSAHPEKVAFLQCVGSRDKEHNYCSSFCCMFATKEAILVKEHQPEAKAKIFLSDMRAFGKGFEAYYQRAKDNYGVEYVRCRVSGLKEDPITKGLIIKYVTGDGEVIEEEFDMVTLSVGGEPSKSITELSLRWGIELDEHGFCKTEKFAPLRTSRDGVYVCGSFIEPMDIPDSVIQASGAAAEAMSRMTLEEKVESGDYPVERDISSEPAKIGVFVCHCGSNIAGVVDVKSVAARAKELPFVVHSENLLYACSEDSLKVIKDRIEGLSLNRVVVASCTPRTHEGLFQETLRESKLNPFLFEMANIRDQCSWVHSKEAEKATEKAFELVRMAVARAAKLKPLAKVSSPIKRRALVVGGGAAGMTAALGLAEQGIAVDLVEKEAELGGNLRFIRYTLEGADPKAYLGELIERTKGNDLIKVHLNSKPIKSSGFVGNFVTEIMTPTGQESIEHGAAIMAIGARAYDGDEYLRGSSEKVVNQFELEAIIADSPELLKGEPSVVMIQCVGPKERSYCSRLCCSTAVKNALKIKEINPRANVFVLYKDMRTFGTREAYYTEARRKGVVFIRYSDDNPPKVQLEGDGIVVMTFDPILKREINIAADLIALSTATVPHADMALISSIFKLPLSEDGFFLEAHIKLRPVDFASEGFYLCGLAHYPKFIEESLAQAQAAVARSLGILKKDELKLGGMVARVDKDRCMACLTCVRGCPYLAPAVGADGKVEIAAARCQGCGTCVAECPGRAITLGHYGDDQIMAALNALFEREVV